One Malaclemys terrapin pileata isolate rMalTer1 chromosome 21, rMalTer1.hap1, whole genome shotgun sequence DNA window includes the following coding sequences:
- the LOC128827040 gene encoding signaling lymphocytic activation molecule-like — protein sequence MCREMDCSECILLIISFCCAGGTSSESETTVYGSLGGPTLLSITPKFQNFTVQFSNALWKLSVGTKRKLIICYSGNNYTNHMKEQIKFHPENFSLEILDTKRTDAGHYEYMVNKGSEEEFLHLQLEVYERVSVPDIQMVSKTLGNESCTMNLSCTVKSGDNVAYSWNCSEGNTSQHPYNDNFLHLFFPSGEGSFSCKCTARNKVSQQATRFSSSVECSNKPGGSLRNELVESIVPIAIVGVLVFGAGVTYWLRHRGQKDHSQLKEEKESCTIYSQVQRVEQQKGSRPPPVVKCSECTTIYASATGLPPDTAQPQDPGLMTIYDSVMPAGVMSASSERISPKTLTVTGGLYPLWRHQQTFTLHAAETHLSSWPNFYHVHAKSHLAPQKRDKTPPCNSAWHNVSHPNRDPLL from the exons ATGTGTcgagagatggactgcagtgaaTGCATTTTGCTGATCATTTCTTTTTGCTGTGCTGGGG GCACAAGCTCTGAGTCAGAAACAACAGTCTATGGAAGCCTGGGGGGCCCAACGCTGTTGAGCATAACACCCAAATTTCAGAATTTTACTGTGCAATTTAGCAACGCTCTATGGAAACTGTCCGTTGGAACCAAGAGGAAACTTATCATCTGCTATTCTGGAAACAATTATACCAATCACATGAAGGAGCAGATCAAGTTTCATCCTGAGAACTTCTCCTTGGAAATACTGGACACCAAGAGAACGGATGCAGGGCACTATGAATACATGGTGAACAAAGGCTCTGAGGAAGAGTTTTTGCATCTCCAGTTGGAAGTGTATG AGCGGGTGTCCGTCCCCGACATCCAGATGGTCAGCAAGACCTTGGGGAACGAGAGCTGCACCATGAACCTGAGCTGCACGGTGAAGAGCGGGGACAACGTGGCCTACAGCTGGAACTGCAGCGAGGGCAACACCTCCCAGCACCCCTACAATGACAACTTCCTGCACCTCTTCTTCCCCTCAGGGGAGGGCAGCTTCTCTTGCAAGTGCACCGCCAGGAACAAAGTCAGCCAGCAAGCCACCAGGTTCAGCTCCTCGGTGGAGTGCAGCAACAAGCCAGGCG GCTCGCTCAGGAATGAACTCGTGGAATCCATCGTGCCAATAGCCATTGTGGGGGTCCTGGTCTTCGGTGCAGGGGTCACATACTGGCTGAGACACAGAG GCCAAAAAGATCATTCTCAGctgaaggaggaaaaggaaagttgCACAATTTACTCACAAGTCCAGAGAGTGGAG CAGCAGAAAGGCTCTCGCCCCCCTCCCGTGGTGAAGTGCTCTGAGTGCACCACCATCTACGCCTCCGCCACCGGGCTACCTCCAGACACGGCTCAG CCCCAAGATCCGGGGCTGATGACCATTTATGACAGCGTGATGCCCGCCGGTGTAATGTCAGCTTCATCAGAGAGAATTTCTCCCAAGACCCTCACAGTCACAGGTGGTCTGTACCCGCTCTGGAGACATCAACAGACTTTTACCCTGCATGCAGCAGAAACCCATCTCTCCAGCTGGCCGAACTTTTACCACGTCCACGCGAAATCCCACTTGGCGCCACAGAAACGGGATAAAACTCCACCGTGCAATAGCGCTTGGCATAACGTGTCTCATCCAAATCGAGACCCGCTGCTGTAA